In Patagioenas fasciata isolate bPatFas1 chromosome 20, bPatFas1.hap1, whole genome shotgun sequence, a genomic segment contains:
- the SPOUT1 gene encoding putative methyltransferase C9orf114 homolog, giving the protein MADGGAAKRPKALQAPDRKVDWRRWKQERKAEKKKWKEMKLLKKLEKQRMQELEEQRAEKQEEQKEDKGRHHTLSVALPGSILNNAQSLELRTYLAGQIARACAIFCVDEIVVFDEHGEDVKTVEGDFEGIGRRGKACVQLARILQYLECPQYLRKSFFPKHEDLQFAGLLNPLDSPHHMRVDEDSEYREGVVLDRPTKPGRGSFVNCGMRKEVQIDKQLNPGLRVTVRLEEPQKPEAKVRKGTVVSSHHPRTVSGLYWGYSVRLASCLSAVFSECPFKEGYDLSIGTSERGSSVDQATLPSFRHALVVFGGLEGLEAGVDVDPNLEVTDPSVLFDFYLNTCPGQGSRTIRTEEALLISLSALRPHIDEAVKMPSDS; this is encoded by the exons ATGGCGGACGGCGGCGCGGCCAAGCGGCCCAAGGCGCTGCAG GCTCCGGACAGGAAGGTGGACTGGCGGCGCTGGAAGCAGGAGA GGAAAGCCGAGAAGAAGAAATGGAAGGAGATGAAGCTCCTGAAGAAACTGGAGAAACAGCGGATGCAGGAGCTGGAGGAACAACGGGCAGAGAAGCAGGAGGAGCAGAAGGAGGATAAAG GGCGACACCACACGCTGAGCgtggccctgccgggctccatccTCAACAACGCCCAGTCGCTGGAGCTGCGCACGTACCTCGCCGGACAGATCGCTCGGGCCTGTGCCATCTTCTGCGTGGATGAGATTGTAGTGTTTGACGAGCATGGAGAAGACGTAAA GACTGTGGAGGGGGACTTTGAAGGAATCGGGAGGAGAGGCAAGGCTTGCGTGCAGCTGGCTCGGATCCTGCAGTACTTGGAGTGCCCTCA GTACTTGAGGAAATCCTTTTTCCCAAAACATGAGGATCTGCAGTTTGCAG GCCTGCTCAACCCCCTGGACAGCCCCCACCACATGCGGGTGGACGAGGATTCGGAGTACCGAGAAGGTGTAGTGCTGGACCGGCCGACTAAGCCAGGCAGGGGCTCTTTTGTTAACTGTGGGATGAGGAAG GAGGTGCAGATCGACAAGCAGCTGAACCCCGGTCTGCGAGTCACCGTGCGCCTGGAGGAACCCCAGAAGCCAG AAGCCAAAGTGCGGAAAGGCACCGTCGTGTCCTCACACCACCCTCGGACGGTGTCAGGCTTGTACTGGGGTTACAGTGTCCGCCTCGCCTCCTGCTTGA GCGCTGTCTTTTCAGAGTGCCCGTTCAAGGAAGGCTACGATCTCTCTATTGGGACCTCAGAGAGGGGCAGCTCTGTGGACCAGGCCACTCTCCCTTCCTTCAG gcATGCCCTTGTCGTGTTTGGGGGTCTTGAGGGCTTGGAAGCTGGGGTTGATGTGGACCCAAACCTGGAGGTCACTGATCCAAGCGTCTTGTTTGACTTCTACCTGAACACTTGTCCTGGCCAAGGCAGCAGAACCATCCGGACTGAG GAAGCGCTGCTGATCTCTCTGTCTGCGCTGAGACCCCACATCGATGAGGCTGTGAAGATGCCCAGCGACAGCTGA
- the KYAT1 gene encoding kynurenine--oxoglutarate transaminase 1 isoform X1, which translates to MLRRAGPSLRHFLLERKSGAGYSSYSGEAKMSRPVQARRLEGIDKNIWVELVKLAATYSTVNLGQGFPDFPPPDFLTEAAVRALSGENHALHQYTRAFGHPPLVKVLAQFFGKLLERELDPMTNVMVTVGAYQALFCCFQAFVDEGDEVIIIEPFFDCYEPMVKMAGGLPVFVPLRPKAPKDGKLMSSADWQLDPAELASKFSEQTKAIVLNSPNNPLGKVFSRGELELIADLCVKHDVLCISDEVYEWLVYDGKEHVRIASLRGMWDRTVIIGSAGKTFSVTGWKVGWTVGPNRLLQHIRTVHQNSVYHCATVAQEAVAQGFQRELELYGKPESYFIQLSKELQKKRDWLVQSLDAVGMKPIVPEGTYFLVADISQFKSDVPDVPDSDEPYDSRFVKWMVKNKGLATIPLSSFYCRAHKNNYNHFIRFCFAKEDATLKAANDILQKWKQEKTSP; encoded by the exons ATGCTCAGGAGAGCGGGACCGTCTCTGCGTCACTTCTTGCTGGAGAGGAAGAGCGGCGCTGGATATAGCTCGTACTCCGGCGAG GCAAAAATGTCAAGGCCAGTGCAAGCTCGGAGGCTGGAGGGAATAGATAAGAATATCTG GGTGGAGCTTGTCAAACTGGCTGCCACCTACTCCACGGtgaacctgggccagggttttccTGACTTTCCCCCACCGGACTTTCTGACGGAGGCAGCTGTGAGAGCCCTCAGCGGGGAGAACCACGCGCTGCACCAGTACACCCGTGCCTTC GGTCACCCACCTCTGGTGAAGGTCCTCGCTCAGTTTTTCGGGAAGCTGCTTGAACGAGAGCTGGATCCTATGACCAATGTGATGGTGACTGTGGGGGCATACCAGGCGCTTTTCTGCTGCTTCCAGGCTTTCGTTGATGAAGGCGATGAG GTGATAATCATTGAGCCCTTCTTTGACTGCTATGAGCCGATGGTGAAAATGGCTGGTGGTCTGCCCGTGTTTGTCCCACTGAGACCG AAAGCTCCAAAAGATGGAAAATTGATGTCTAGTGCAGACTGGCAGCTGGACCCAGCTGAACTGGCTTCTAAATTCAGCGAACAGACAAAAGCTATTGTCTTGAACTCTCCCAACAACCCCCTGGGCAAG GTGTTCAGCCGTGGGGAGCTGGAGCTCATCGCAGACCTGTGTGTGAAGCACGACGTCCTGTGCATCAGCGATGAGGTGTACGAGTGGCTGGTGTACGACGGGAAGGAGCACGTCCGCATCG CCAGCTTGCGAGGGATGTGGGACCGCACGGTGATCATTGGGAGTGCTGGGAAAACCTTCAGTGTTACTGGATGGAAG GTGGGCTGGACAGTGGGACCCAACCGGCTCCTGCAGCACATCCGTACCGTGCACCAAAACTCCGTGTACCACTGTGCCACGGTTGCCCAG GAGGCTGTGGCTCAGGGTTTCCAGAGGGAGCTCGAGCTCTATGGGAAACCAGAAAGCTACTTCATCCAGCTTTCCAAGGAGCTGCAGAAGAAGAGAGACTGGCTGGTGCAGAGCCTGGACGCTGTGGGGATGAAACCCATCGTCCCTGAGGGCACATATTTCTTGGTGGCAGACATCTCCCAGTTCA AATCCgacgtccccgatgtccccgactCCGATGAGCCCTACGACTCCAGATTTGTAAAGTGGATGGTTAAGAACAAG ggactCGCCACCATCCCGCTCTCCAGTTTCTACTGCAGGGCACACAAGAACAACTACAACCATTTCATCCGGTTCTGCTTTGCAAAG GAGGACGCTACACTGAAGGCAGCAAATGACATATTGCAGAAATGGAAACAGGAGAAAACCAGTCCCTGA
- the KYAT1 gene encoding kynurenine--oxoglutarate transaminase 1 isoform X2, with product MSRPVQARRLEGIDKNIWVELVKLAATYSTVNLGQGFPDFPPPDFLTEAAVRALSGENHALHQYTRAFGHPPLVKVLAQFFGKLLERELDPMTNVMVTVGAYQALFCCFQAFVDEGDEVIIIEPFFDCYEPMVKMAGGLPVFVPLRPKAPKDGKLMSSADWQLDPAELASKFSEQTKAIVLNSPNNPLGKVFSRGELELIADLCVKHDVLCISDEVYEWLVYDGKEHVRIASLRGMWDRTVIIGSAGKTFSVTGWKVGWTVGPNRLLQHIRTVHQNSVYHCATVAQEAVAQGFQRELELYGKPESYFIQLSKELQKKRDWLVQSLDAVGMKPIVPEGTYFLVADISQFKSDVPDVPDSDEPYDSRFVKWMVKNKGLATIPLSSFYCRAHKNNYNHFIRFCFAKEDATLKAANDILQKWKQEKTSP from the exons ATGTCAAGGCCAGTGCAAGCTCGGAGGCTGGAGGGAATAGATAAGAATATCTG GGTGGAGCTTGTCAAACTGGCTGCCACCTACTCCACGGtgaacctgggccagggttttccTGACTTTCCCCCACCGGACTTTCTGACGGAGGCAGCTGTGAGAGCCCTCAGCGGGGAGAACCACGCGCTGCACCAGTACACCCGTGCCTTC GGTCACCCACCTCTGGTGAAGGTCCTCGCTCAGTTTTTCGGGAAGCTGCTTGAACGAGAGCTGGATCCTATGACCAATGTGATGGTGACTGTGGGGGCATACCAGGCGCTTTTCTGCTGCTTCCAGGCTTTCGTTGATGAAGGCGATGAG GTGATAATCATTGAGCCCTTCTTTGACTGCTATGAGCCGATGGTGAAAATGGCTGGTGGTCTGCCCGTGTTTGTCCCACTGAGACCG AAAGCTCCAAAAGATGGAAAATTGATGTCTAGTGCAGACTGGCAGCTGGACCCAGCTGAACTGGCTTCTAAATTCAGCGAACAGACAAAAGCTATTGTCTTGAACTCTCCCAACAACCCCCTGGGCAAG GTGTTCAGCCGTGGGGAGCTGGAGCTCATCGCAGACCTGTGTGTGAAGCACGACGTCCTGTGCATCAGCGATGAGGTGTACGAGTGGCTGGTGTACGACGGGAAGGAGCACGTCCGCATCG CCAGCTTGCGAGGGATGTGGGACCGCACGGTGATCATTGGGAGTGCTGGGAAAACCTTCAGTGTTACTGGATGGAAG GTGGGCTGGACAGTGGGACCCAACCGGCTCCTGCAGCACATCCGTACCGTGCACCAAAACTCCGTGTACCACTGTGCCACGGTTGCCCAG GAGGCTGTGGCTCAGGGTTTCCAGAGGGAGCTCGAGCTCTATGGGAAACCAGAAAGCTACTTCATCCAGCTTTCCAAGGAGCTGCAGAAGAAGAGAGACTGGCTGGTGCAGAGCCTGGACGCTGTGGGGATGAAACCCATCGTCCCTGAGGGCACATATTTCTTGGTGGCAGACATCTCCCAGTTCA AATCCgacgtccccgatgtccccgactCCGATGAGCCCTACGACTCCAGATTTGTAAAGTGGATGGTTAAGAACAAG ggactCGCCACCATCCCGCTCTCCAGTTTCTACTGCAGGGCACACAAGAACAACTACAACCATTTCATCCGGTTCTGCTTTGCAAAG GAGGACGCTACACTGAAGGCAGCAAATGACATATTGCAGAAATGGAAACAGGAGAAAACCAGTCCCTGA